One window of Candidatus Nanosynbacter sp. HMT-352 genomic DNA carries:
- a CDS encoding peptide ABC transporter substrate-binding protein, with translation MSSDNLSWNRFARLKVSSKDVNKRLRKIEKGSLRHAHKFVTSRLDRLSNVRRRVSVWIILVLVMIGASAVQWHISRNSFTTMAYTSGGSYSEGVLGPLENLNPIFAKTNAEKSAAKLLFSSLYRYDSTGNIKADMADSVSVNDKETEYIVKLKKGLKWSDGQDLTADDVIFTLKLLANPEVGAEISGWKSIKFEKVSDDSVKFILPSSYSPFVHALTFPIIPKHILKDVKPSNLREHDFNKSPISSGPFAFRLLQNVTSDGSKKVLYLQSNSNYYGSTPKLERFQLYAYPTQDDIAKSLRTREITGTPELIYNDQSAEVKSMYAAEAHSLNNGVYALFNNNSQFLRSKAVRQALSLSVDTSKLRQSLSLSTEELSGPTLNKFLGKNSNSSSYDVKKAKSLLDAEGWKNVNNVRQKGNDKLKLNVVVLKNSNYEKVARYLAQVWYDELNIESDIKVVDPNDATQNILQTVLQPRNFDVLVYELSLGGDPDVYAYWHSSQATNNGLNFSNYNNAIADDALESGRSKISAKQRADRYAKFTAVWQADAPAIALYQPKFDYIHIRNVKALDASTEVVNPVDRYVDVQYWATEKKSVYKTP, from the coding sequence TTGAGCTCGGATAATTTGTCATGGAATCGTTTTGCGCGGCTAAAAGTTTCCAGTAAAGATGTCAATAAGCGTCTGCGTAAGATTGAAAAGGGAAGCTTGCGCCATGCGCATAAATTCGTGACATCCAGGCTGGATCGCTTATCTAATGTGCGACGTCGGGTTTCTGTCTGGATTATTCTAGTATTGGTGATGATTGGCGCCAGTGCGGTGCAGTGGCATATTTCTCGCAATTCTTTCACGACAATGGCGTACACTTCTGGCGGATCATACTCTGAGGGTGTGCTGGGTCCTTTGGAAAACCTAAATCCAATTTTCGCAAAAACCAATGCTGAAAAATCCGCCGCGAAATTGCTATTTTCAAGTTTGTATCGATATGACTCAACGGGCAATATAAAGGCTGACATGGCGGACAGCGTCAGTGTGAACGATAAAGAAACTGAATATATAGTCAAACTGAAGAAAGGTCTGAAGTGGTCGGACGGACAAGACCTAACGGCGGACGATGTAATCTTTACGTTGAAGCTATTGGCGAATCCAGAAGTTGGAGCTGAAATATCAGGCTGGAAATCCATAAAATTCGAGAAAGTGTCTGACGATTCGGTAAAGTTTATCTTGCCGTCGTCATATTCGCCGTTTGTCCACGCTTTGACATTCCCGATTATCCCTAAACATATATTAAAAGATGTTAAACCGTCGAATTTACGTGAACATGATTTTAATAAGTCGCCCATATCCAGCGGTCCATTCGCCTTTAGATTGCTGCAGAATGTAACGAGCGATGGTAGTAAAAAAGTGCTATATCTGCAGTCGAATAGTAATTATTATGGTAGCACACCTAAGTTGGAGCGATTCCAGTTGTACGCATATCCGACGCAGGATGATATTGCGAAAAGTTTGCGTACGCGAGAAATTACAGGAACTCCAGAATTAATTTATAACGATCAGTCCGCCGAGGTAAAATCTATGTACGCCGCAGAAGCGCATTCTTTGAATAACGGAGTTTACGCGCTGTTTAATAACAATAGCCAGTTCTTGCGATCAAAAGCAGTTCGCCAGGCTTTGTCGCTCAGCGTTGATACATCCAAGCTGCGCCAGTCTTTGTCATTGTCTACAGAGGAATTATCTGGTCCAACGCTCAACAAATTCCTGGGAAAGAATTCGAATTCGTCTAGTTATGACGTCAAGAAAGCGAAATCTCTACTTGACGCTGAGGGCTGGAAGAATGTAAATAATGTTCGCCAGAAGGGAAATGATAAGTTAAAACTCAACGTGGTCGTTTTGAAGAATAGCAATTACGAAAAGGTCGCCAGGTACTTGGCTCAAGTTTGGTATGACGAGCTGAACATAGAATCGGATATTAAAGTTGTCGATCCGAACGACGCCACTCAAAATATTCTTCAGACAGTTTTGCAGCCGCGCAATTTTGACGTGCTGGTTTACGAACTCTCCTTGGGCGGCGACCCCGATGTTTACGCCTATTGGCATTCTTCGCAGGCAACCAACAATGGTTTGAATTTCTCCAATTACAATAATGCGATAGCGGACGATGCTTTGGAGAGCGGTCGATCTAAAATCTCGGCGAAGCAACGCGCTGATCGTTACGCGAAGTTCACTGCTGTTTGGCAAGCAGACGCTCCGGCGATAGCATTGTATCAGCCGAAGTTTGACTATATCCATATTCGTAACGTTAAGGCTCTCGACGCAAGCACTGAAGTTGTCAATCCCGTCGATCGCTATGTCGATGTTCAATATTGGGCGACAGAGAAAAAGTCCGTTTACAAAACCCCGTAA
- the secG gene encoding preprotein translocase subunit SecG: MSIDTILPYVTLGSAVLMIIAILLQQRGASLGAGFGSSGELFTTRRGFDKNLFDVTIVFAVIFVLSILASMILPGLQK, encoded by the coding sequence ATGTCAATTGATACAATTTTACCGTACGTGACACTTGGATCTGCCGTACTGATGATTATCGCAATTTTGTTGCAGCAACGAGGCGCAAGCTTGGGCGCAGGATTCGGCTCGTCTGGGGAATTATTCACTACTCGTCGCGGATTTGATAAAAACTTGTTTGATGTAACTATTGTTTTTGCGGTGATTTTTGTGCTATCGATTTTGGCAAGTATGATTTTGCCGGGATTGCAAAAATAG